In Nostoc edaphicum CCNP1411, the sequence CATTAAAAAATTTCTCTATGCCCCGTGATGTATTTGGCGGAATCGCTTTTTCTTGACCAATAAGTTTAGCTGCTTCTCGCCACAAATCTTCGCGATTTACAGCCTCAATTAAAGGTTTAGTCTGAAATTCTGGGGAACGATGCCCCCATCGCATATCTTCAATTAAAAACCACAAATCATGGCTTTTATAAGGGTAGGAAGCATTATTGCGCCAAAACTTAATCGCATGAGGACTATTTTCTACAACGCGACCGTTTCCATAATCAAACTTGCCCAGTAAGCGATCGCGAAGTAAATCACTTTTGACTCCCATCCATTGGCGTTGTGAGAGAATCCTTACCATTTCCTCTATATTTTCAGGGCGATCGCACCATATCTGAGCTTCCAAAACAGCAGCTAGCAGTGCTTTAGCTGCATTAGGATGCTTATCTACCCAGTTACCACGCATGGCGAGTGCTTTTTCAGGGTGATTGTTCCACAACTCTCCACTAGTTACAGCTGAGTATCCAAGCTTCTGTTTAATCAAACGATGATGCCAAGGATCGACCACACAAAAACCATCCATCGTCCCACCGCGCATGTTAGCTACCATTTGAGGCGGTGGTACCACCATCAGGGATGCATCTCGTTCCGGATCAATACCGCCATAAGCAAGCCACCAGCGCATGAAAAAATCTCCTGTTACCCGTCGATAGGGAATAGCAAAGCGGGAGATTTCTCCAGTCAACGCCTTCTGAGCCAAAGCTGATTTGAGGGCAAAACTGTCCAAACCAAGATTTAAATTTTTATGGGCATTGGCAAGTGAAATCCCTTGTCCATTCAAATTTAAACGAGCCAGGATATATATAGGTATTTTACGACCGTATGTAATCTCTCCTGTCGCAATCAGGTATGTCATGGGAAAGAGTAAATGGGCACCATCCAAGCCACCATCGGCTGAACTTAACATCAGTTTGTCACGCGTAACAGCCCAAGAAGCCTGCTTATTTACCTGGACATCAGGCATACCATACTTAGCAAAAAAGCCTTTAGCTTTGGCGATAATTAAAGGAGAGCAGCTGGTAACAGCGATGAAGCCTAGTTTAGCGGTTGTCACCTCAGGAGTATCGCTATAACCAGCATATACACCTGAACTCAACTGGGTAAGAGGGGAGCCAGAAGTGCCACGATGGGTTATGGTTTGAGTCAATAGTGCTGCTGCACCTGTGGTTGCTAAAAATTTGCGTCTGGAAAGCTTTGCCATATCGATTCATCTCTTGCAAGTAAACAGATATATATAGGAATCCGCTTTGATTTCTGAACTAATTTGCGTAGGCAGGTAATAGGGAATAGTCAAGAAGGCTTCTTAGTTGTACTGAGTTTTTTCAGAAATCAAATATGAGTCCTATATACTTTGATAGTAAT encodes:
- a CDS encoding CmpA/NrtA family ABC transporter substrate-binding protein — translated: MAKLSRRKFLATTGAAALLTQTITHRGTSGSPLTQLSSGVYAGYSDTPEVTTAKLGFIAVTSCSPLIIAKAKGFFAKYGMPDVQVNKQASWAVTRDKLMLSSADGGLDGAHLLFPMTYLIATGEITYGRKIPIYILARLNLNGQGISLANAHKNLNLGLDSFALKSALAQKALTGEISRFAIPYRRVTGDFFMRWWLAYGGIDPERDASLMVVPPPQMVANMRGGTMDGFCVVDPWHHRLIKQKLGYSAVTSGELWNNHPEKALAMRGNWVDKHPNAAKALLAAVLEAQIWCDRPENIEEMVRILSQRQWMGVKSDLLRDRLLGKFDYGNGRVVENSPHAIKFWRNNASYPYKSHDLWFLIEDMRWGHRSPEFQTKPLIEAVNREDLWREAAKLIGQEKAIPPNTSRGIEKFFNGLEFDPENPQAYLNAPTIRKV